The genomic segment TTTGCCGTTGGCCTGGAAGGGGAACGCGCCGGTTTTAACCTCATAACCCTGCCGGCGAGCCTGGGCTTCGGTAAGGCCCACCGAGGCCACTTCGGGATGGGTGTAGGTGCAGCGGGGCATTTTGTGATAATCCAGCGGATGGGTTTTGCGTCCGGCAATTGCTTCGGCGGCAATAAGACCTTGCGCGCTGGCTACGTGGGCCAGGGCCAACTTGCCGGTCACGTCGCCAATGGCGTACAGGCCTGGCACGTTGGTTTGCATTTGGTTGTCTATTTGAATGTAGCCCCGTTCCAGTTTTGCCCCTACGGCTTCCAGGCCCAAATTTTCACTATTGGGAACCACGCCAATGGCAATTAGAGCTTTTTCGGCCTGTAGAGTCTCGGCCTGCCCCTCCGCGCTCACGTTGATGGTTACGCCTTTGGCGCCGGTTTCCACTTTTTCCACTTTGGTTCCGGTTTTTATCTTGATCCCCGCCCGTTTAAATTGTTTTTCCAATTCCTGGCTGATCTCTTCATCTTCGGTGGGTAATACGCGGGGCAGCATTTCAACCACGGTTACTTCTGCGCCGTAGCTGTGAAAAATATGGGCAAATTCCATGCCAATTGCGCCGGCCCCCACAACGACCATTGAGGCGGGCGGTTCTTTTAACTCCAAAGCTTGGCGATAAGTCAGCAGCTTGTCGCCGTCAATTTCTACCCCGGGTATAGGGCGGGCGCGGCTGCCGGTAGCAATAATGATGTTTTTGGCGGTGTGAATCCGGCCGTTAACTTCCACTTCGGTTTTGCTTTTGAGTGTGCCGGCGCCCTCAATCACCTCGATGTTATTTTTTTTCATCAAAAAACTCACGCCTTTAACCAGGCGTTGGCTCACCTGGCGGCTGCGCTTCTGGGCCGCTCCATAATCAATGTTCAGGTTGTCAAAACTAAAGCCAAAGGTTTTACCCTGCCGGAGC from the Anaerolineae bacterium genome contains:
- the lpdA gene encoding dihydrolipoyl dehydrogenase, producing the protein MSNYDTLVIGGGPGGYVAAIRAGQLSQKTAVVEKEHLGGVCLNWGCIPTKSLLRNAEVINLLRQGKTFGFSFDNLNIDYGAAQKRSRQVSQRLVKGVSFLMKKNNIEVIEGAGTLKSKTEVEVNGRIHTAKNIIIATGSRARPIPGVEIDGDKLLTYRQALELKEPPASMVVVGAGAIGMEFAHIFHSYGAEVTVVEMLPRVLPTEDEEISQELEKQFKRAGIKIKTGTKVEKVETGAKGVTINVSAEGQAETLQAEKALIAIGVVPNSENLGLEAVGAKLERGYIQIDNQMQTNVPGLYAIGDVTGKLALAHVASAQGLIAAEAIAGRKTHPLDYHKMPRCTYTHPEVASVGLTEAQARRQGYEVKTGAFPFQANGKALGLAENAGFVKIVSESKYNEILGVFMIGPHVTELLAGPTGMMGLESTLEELAHTVHPHPTLSEVIMEAAHVALGQAVHI